The following are encoded in a window of Roseimaritima ulvae genomic DNA:
- a CDS encoding aldehyde dehydrogenase family protein encodes MLHLPALRWGKPYESLEKQHVVHFDTGAPIAEVSQVGGGIVQRDLRSAGKAREALLQLPPDDLIERCKQAAVLFESATLPMGDGTQDVDQFVHQQSASTGLPEHMCRANMAKNAFVLSHMDQILDCLTRGLDLSILSRGYGEEGRGVTVSYQAQSPILGAVLPNNSPGVHTLWLPAVPLQVGLALKPGSQEPWTPYRMIAAFIEAGIPREAFGLYPGGHDAGGAILAKSPKSMIFGSAQTLAQYAGNPRVQAHGPGFSKILLGDDIVDDWPQYLDLMVESVLSNSGRSCINCSGIWASRHTREIAQAIAEQIGPVDVLPPADPQSKLAAFTVPAMATGTYAMIQQDLAEAGVTDMTAEYGDKLIEKEHCAYLRPMVVHADSPDRGVAAKEYMFPFVSVVECPQKDMLARIGPTLIGTVLSQDQALVSAASRSVDIDRLNVGPIPTNRLNWLQPHEGNIIDFLFRSRAYQIADMPVAAS; translated from the coding sequence ATGTTGCATTTGCCGGCCCTGCGTTGGGGCAAGCCCTACGAGTCTTTGGAAAAACAGCACGTCGTCCACTTTGACACCGGAGCGCCGATCGCCGAAGTCAGCCAGGTCGGCGGCGGCATCGTGCAGCGTGATCTGCGGTCGGCCGGCAAGGCCCGCGAAGCCCTGCTACAACTGCCGCCGGATGATTTGATCGAACGCTGCAAACAGGCGGCCGTGTTGTTCGAATCGGCTACGTTACCGATGGGTGACGGCACCCAAGACGTGGACCAGTTCGTGCACCAACAATCGGCCAGCACCGGTTTGCCCGAACACATGTGCCGGGCCAACATGGCCAAGAACGCCTTTGTGCTGTCGCACATGGATCAGATTCTGGATTGCCTGACTCGCGGTCTGGACCTGTCGATCCTGTCACGCGGCTATGGCGAAGAGGGCCGCGGCGTGACCGTCAGCTACCAGGCTCAGTCGCCGATCCTGGGAGCCGTGCTGCCCAACAATTCGCCCGGCGTGCATACGCTGTGGCTTCCGGCTGTGCCGCTGCAGGTCGGGCTGGCACTCAAACCAGGCTCGCAGGAACCTTGGACGCCCTATCGTATGATCGCGGCCTTCATCGAAGCCGGTATTCCCCGCGAAGCGTTTGGCTTGTATCCCGGCGGTCACGATGCCGGCGGTGCGATCCTGGCGAAGAGCCCCAAAAGCATGATCTTTGGCAGTGCCCAAACCCTGGCGCAGTACGCCGGCAATCCCCGCGTGCAAGCTCACGGCCCCGGGTTCTCGAAAATCTTGCTGGGCGACGACATCGTCGATGACTGGCCGCAGTACCTGGACCTGATGGTTGAAAGCGTGCTGAGCAATTCCGGCCGCAGTTGCATTAACTGCTCGGGAATCTGGGCCAGCCGTCACACCCGTGAAATCGCCCAGGCGATCGCCGAACAGATCGGCCCGGTCGACGTCCTGCCGCCCGCCGACCCGCAGTCCAAGCTGGCCGCGTTTACCGTACCAGCCATGGCTACGGGCACCTACGCCATGATCCAACAGGACTTGGCCGAAGCTGGCGTCACGGACATGACGGCCGAATACGGCGACAAGCTGATCGAGAAGGAACACTGTGCGTACCTGCGGCCGATGGTCGTGCACGCCGATTCGCCCGACCGCGGCGTGGCTGCCAAAGAGTACATGTTCCCGTTTGTCAGCGTCGTAGAGTGCCCGCAGAAAGACATGCTGGCGCGGATCGGCCCCACGCTGATCGGCACTGTGTTGTCGCAGGACCAGGCTTTGGTTTCGGCGGCCAGCCGAAGCGTCGACATCGATCGCTTGAACGTGGGCCCGATTCCCACCAATCGACTGAACTGGTTGCAGCCGCACGAAGGCAACATCATCGACTTCCTGTTCCGCAGCCGAGCCTACCAGATCGCCGACATGCCGGTCGCGGCGTCGTAA
- a CDS encoding ATP-binding protein, giving the protein MASLFVIRGRDQGRHFNLALEPQTIGRDPKAGIQLLDSEVSREHALVSTKDGIEFSIRDLNSSNGTEVNGVSVVDQSLRSGDRIQMGQTLMIYTGSSQPASLEAAHSVDIVQRAAAAEPSKIVASADLSKGQSGGDRSLEVMYLTALAVGRTNDIPELLDRVLRLVFDWVVADRGCVMLLDSNTGELRPAARCDRKPQKATEPISISRTILDYVLENKEAVRTTDAKDDRRWDAAQSIVQAGIREAMCVPLQGRYSVVGAIYVDTYTSSGNLVAGGPRERFNDDQLRLITAIGYQAALAIEDTFYYSAMMQSERLAVMGQTIATLSHHIKNILQGIRGGGYLIDTGLKREDNEAVRRGWSMVEKNQERISNLVMDMLTFSKERQPERVLSDVNELLDDVTELMRVRAEEADCQLRTVLDSNLSPAYFDPEALHRAVLNVLTNAIDAVAGREQAEVVIGALPAKQGGVMIEIADNGPGIDPEDRQRIFSPFESGKGARGTGLGLPVSKKIMEEHDGWIAIQDRPGGGTIFQLYLPSEPDASSNRGDTGDAEDDADASLPSRDTLS; this is encoded by the coding sequence ATGGCTTCATTGTTTGTAATTCGAGGACGCGACCAGGGCCGTCATTTCAACCTGGCTCTGGAGCCGCAGACGATCGGTCGCGACCCCAAGGCGGGGATTCAGTTGCTGGACAGTGAGGTGTCTCGCGAACACGCCCTGGTCAGCACCAAGGACGGGATCGAATTTTCCATCCGCGACCTCAATAGCAGCAACGGCACTGAGGTGAATGGAGTCTCGGTGGTGGACCAGAGTTTGCGGAGTGGCGACCGGATTCAGATGGGCCAGACGCTGATGATCTATACCGGTTCCAGCCAGCCGGCCTCCCTGGAAGCGGCTCACAGCGTGGACATCGTGCAGCGGGCGGCGGCTGCGGAGCCATCCAAAATTGTGGCCTCGGCGGATCTGTCCAAAGGCCAATCCGGGGGCGACCGCTCGTTGGAGGTGATGTATCTGACCGCCCTGGCCGTGGGCCGTACCAACGACATTCCCGAATTGCTGGACCGCGTGCTGCGGCTGGTCTTCGATTGGGTGGTGGCCGATCGCGGCTGCGTGATGTTGCTCGATTCCAATACCGGCGAACTGCGGCCCGCGGCGCGCTGCGACCGCAAGCCGCAGAAGGCCACCGAACCGATTTCAATCAGTCGCACGATCCTGGACTATGTGCTGGAGAATAAAGAAGCCGTACGGACCACCGACGCCAAGGACGATCGCCGTTGGGATGCGGCGCAGTCGATCGTGCAGGCCGGAATCCGCGAAGCCATGTGCGTGCCGCTGCAGGGACGATACAGCGTGGTCGGGGCGATCTATGTCGATACGTATACGTCCTCGGGCAATTTGGTCGCCGGCGGGCCGAGAGAACGCTTTAACGACGACCAACTGCGGCTGATCACGGCCATCGGTTATCAGGCGGCCTTGGCGATCGAAGATACGTTTTATTATTCGGCGATGATGCAAAGCGAACGGCTGGCCGTGATGGGACAAACGATCGCCACGCTCTCGCATCACATCAAAAATATTCTCCAGGGCATTCGCGGGGGCGGGTACCTGATCGACACCGGTCTGAAACGCGAAGACAATGAAGCGGTCCGCCGCGGTTGGTCGATGGTCGAGAAAAACCAGGAACGGATTTCCAACCTAGTGATGGACATGTTGACCTTCAGCAAGGAACGCCAACCCGAGCGGGTGCTGTCGGACGTCAACGAATTGCTCGACGACGTCACCGAACTGATGCGAGTCCGCGCCGAAGAAGCCGACTGCCAGCTTCGCACGGTGCTCGATTCCAACCTCTCGCCGGCTTACTTCGATCCCGAAGCCCTGCATCGAGCGGTCTTGAATGTGTTGACCAACGCCATCGACGCGGTCGCCGGCCGTGAGCAGGCGGAGGTGGTGATCGGGGCGCTGCCGGCCAAGCAAGGAGGCGTGATGATCGAAATTGCCGACAACGGGCCGGGGATCGATCCCGAAGACCGGCAACGCATCTTCTCGCCATTCGAATCCGGCAAAGGAGCACGGGGCACCGGGCTGGGGTTGCCGGTCAGCAAAAAAATCATGGAAGAGCACGACGGTTGGATCGCCATCCAAGACCGTCCCGGCGGTGGCACGATCTTTCAGCTGTACTTGCCCAGCGAACCGGACGCGTCCAGCAACCGCGGCGACACCGGCGACGCTGAAGACGATGCGGATGCTTCGCTGCCGTCCCGCGACACACTCTCGTAG
- a CDS encoding M20/M25/M40 family metallo-hydrolase, whose product MFCIAFTLLIGFLSPPPVPAQQPLQTAPSAESGGAAGSAPAPVARMREDLQYLASDELTGRGPGTPGIDLAAQHIAAAFEEIGLQTELIDGQPFQPLELDLGAKAKAAETNHVTIMPSEGPTKQLELDKGMSPLSIGNSGKAEGPLVFAGYGITAPELQYDDYQDIDASGAVVMLIRKSPGGASKQSPFSERKHARHAFFATKVKNAIEHGAVAVLIVNDPASIEQQVKQLQRRVDGEKQRLRTVEETLQNAPEGLEQVRQTLQDTKRATEAQLQRLEDQLREGRAGLIGVDGAGGLDQPAAIPVVSISRQVADELLKPAAGASLKKLENAIAGELKPRSVALQDLQVAVQTDITQSTVQISNVIATLPGKGALAGESVVVGAHYDHVGMGGYGSLSPGTIAVHNGADDNASGTVTMLEVARRTMAQLQSVASHRRLIFIAFTGEERGLLGSKHYVKQPLFPLTQTVAMVNLDMVGRLQDNELTVYGTGTAPQFNALLDRLNEAAGFQMLRVPSGYGPSDHTSFYQAKVPVLFFFTGLHNDYHRPTDDFDKIDFGGLARITDMVTDVTRALATGPRPNYQSTEPGGSITRQLTVFFGIRMRNGDDSVTIAEVFEDSPAARAELRAGDKVVKIEGKAIQHSDGILAALRAKHPGDLLNVQIQRDGKTLNVRVLLAQRP is encoded by the coding sequence GTGTTTTGCATCGCTTTCACGCTCTTAATCGGCTTCCTATCACCGCCGCCGGTGCCGGCCCAGCAACCATTGCAGACCGCGCCCAGTGCGGAATCCGGCGGCGCTGCCGGCTCCGCCCCGGCGCCAGTGGCCCGAATGCGTGAGGACCTGCAGTACCTGGCCTCCGATGAGCTCACCGGTCGCGGCCCCGGCACGCCGGGTATCGATCTGGCGGCCCAGCACATCGCCGCCGCGTTTGAGGAAATCGGCCTGCAAACCGAGCTGATCGATGGGCAACCCTTTCAACCGCTGGAGCTGGATTTGGGCGCCAAGGCCAAGGCGGCGGAAACCAACCATGTCACGATCATGCCCAGTGAAGGGCCCACGAAGCAGCTGGAACTGGACAAAGGCATGAGCCCGCTGTCGATCGGAAATTCCGGCAAGGCGGAGGGCCCCCTGGTATTTGCCGGCTATGGCATCACTGCACCGGAATTACAATACGACGATTATCAGGACATCGATGCTTCGGGCGCGGTGGTGATGCTGATCCGCAAAAGCCCGGGCGGAGCGAGCAAGCAATCGCCGTTCAGTGAGCGGAAGCACGCGCGACACGCTTTTTTTGCCACCAAAGTAAAAAATGCCATCGAACACGGTGCGGTGGCGGTGCTAATCGTTAACGACCCGGCATCGATCGAGCAGCAAGTCAAACAATTGCAGCGCCGTGTGGACGGTGAAAAACAGCGTCTGCGGACGGTCGAAGAAACCCTGCAAAATGCCCCCGAAGGCCTTGAGCAGGTGCGGCAAACCTTGCAGGACACCAAGCGGGCGACGGAAGCCCAACTGCAGCGACTCGAAGACCAGCTTCGCGAGGGTCGTGCGGGACTGATCGGTGTCGATGGGGCAGGGGGGCTCGACCAACCCGCCGCCATTCCCGTCGTTTCTATCTCGCGACAGGTGGCCGATGAACTGCTGAAGCCCGCTGCGGGGGCATCGCTGAAAAAGCTGGAAAACGCCATCGCGGGGGAACTCAAACCGCGAAGCGTCGCTCTGCAAGACCTGCAGGTTGCTGTGCAAACCGACATCACGCAATCCACCGTTCAGATTTCCAATGTAATCGCTACGTTGCCGGGCAAAGGAGCACTGGCTGGTGAATCGGTCGTCGTCGGTGCTCATTACGATCACGTGGGCATGGGCGGCTACGGTTCCTTGTCGCCGGGCACGATCGCCGTTCACAACGGCGCCGACGACAATGCCAGCGGCACGGTGACGATGCTGGAAGTGGCGCGGCGAACGATGGCGCAACTGCAGTCCGTCGCCTCCCACCGCCGGCTGATTTTTATCGCTTTTACTGGCGAAGAACGCGGCTTGTTGGGCAGCAAGCACTACGTCAAGCAACCGTTGTTTCCGCTGACGCAAACCGTCGCAATGGTCAATTTGGATATGGTTGGCCGACTGCAGGACAACGAACTAACCGTCTATGGGACGGGCACCGCCCCCCAATTCAACGCCTTGCTGGACCGATTGAACGAAGCGGCAGGTTTTCAAATGCTGCGGGTTCCCAGCGGCTACGGCCCCAGCGATCACACGTCATTTTATCAAGCAAAAGTGCCGGTGCTGTTCTTCTTTACAGGCCTACATAACGATTATCACCGGCCAACCGACGATTTCGACAAAATCGATTTCGGTGGACTGGCCCGAATAACCGATATGGTTACCGACGTGACACGCGCACTAGCGACCGGACCAAGACCAAATTATCAGTCAACCGAACCAGGAGGCTCGATCACCCGTCAATTGACGGTGTTTTTCGGCATCCGTATGCGTAATGGCGATGACTCGGTCACCATTGCGGAGGTTTTTGAAGACAGTCCGGCCGCCCGTGCTGAGTTACGAGCGGGAGACAAAGTCGTCAAGATCGAAGGAAAAGCGATTCAACATTCCGACGGAATTTTGGCAGCGTTGCGTGCTAAACATCCCGGCGATCTGTTGAATGTGCAAATCCAACGTGACGGAAAAACGCTGAACGTCCGCGTTCTGCTGGCTCAGCGGCCTTAA
- a CDS encoding OmpH family outer membrane protein translates to MRNTKLAAYLFGFMAAGVLAPLAAQAQAPSPSSGHRVAVVDVAKIFKESPAIKSQVEKVENELKAYDTALGKKRDELKAAVEQLKTYNVGTPEYAAHEEKVASMESRLRLEMARKRKELADAEARIYYDNYQQITAAVKYLATYNKIDLVLRYNSEEMDPAKGESVIRSVMKNIVYHDAKLDMTALVMQYLNANVAKNDAPAAR, encoded by the coding sequence GTGCGAAACACGAAACTAGCGGCTTATTTGTTCGGATTTATGGCTGCTGGAGTCCTGGCTCCCCTAGCCGCCCAGGCTCAAGCCCCATCGCCCAGCAGCGGGCACCGCGTGGCAGTGGTGGACGTCGCCAAGATCTTCAAAGAATCGCCGGCGATCAAGAGCCAGGTGGAAAAGGTCGAGAATGAGCTGAAAGCTTACGACACCGCCTTGGGGAAAAAACGCGATGAGTTGAAAGCGGCCGTCGAACAGCTGAAGACCTACAACGTGGGCACCCCGGAATACGCCGCTCACGAAGAAAAAGTCGCCAGCATGGAATCACGGCTGCGTCTGGAAATGGCTCGCAAGCGTAAAGAATTGGCCGACGCTGAAGCTCGTATCTACTACGACAACTACCAGCAGATCACCGCCGCAGTGAAGTACCTGGCGACCTACAACAAGATCGACTTGGTGCTGCGTTACAACAGCGAAGAGATGGATCCGGCCAAAGGTGAGTCGGTGATCCGCAGCGTCATGAAGAACATTGTTTATCACGACGCCAAACTGGACATGACCGCTTTGGTGATGCAGTACCTGAACGCCAACGTTGCCAAAAACGACGCTCCGGCGGCCCGTTAA
- the lpxC gene encoding UDP-3-O-acyl-N-acetylglucosamine deacetylase — translation MRQRNEHTIAHHCQVEGRGYWSGQHVCVRLFPASIGTGIRMVRTDLAEKPLLKVGVGARQDQQLRTTLACGTARFAMVEHLLAALYALEIDNCIVEVNAEELPGLDGSAAAYVDALRSAGLVIQAAPKSQLIVDRTIRIGTAASWLEVSPSPDGYAHFEYQLDYGPDSPIKPQSHRARMSAETFCHDIASARTFVTAEQVAELSKAGVAGHVTGKDLLVFDEQGPVGNLLRYKNECARHKLLDLVGDLALVGCDLVGRFVSHRGGHSLNATVAKKLLAVANTAIESNTRRAA, via the coding sequence ATGCGACAGCGAAACGAACACACCATTGCCCACCATTGCCAGGTCGAAGGGCGAGGTTACTGGTCTGGACAACACGTTTGTGTGCGTCTGTTCCCCGCATCGATCGGCACCGGGATCCGTATGGTCCGCACCGACCTGGCGGAAAAACCGCTGCTGAAAGTGGGGGTGGGTGCCCGCCAAGACCAACAATTGCGCACTACGTTGGCCTGCGGTACAGCCCGTTTTGCGATGGTCGAGCATCTGCTGGCGGCGTTGTACGCCCTGGAAATCGATAACTGTATTGTCGAAGTCAACGCTGAAGAACTGCCCGGGCTAGATGGTTCGGCAGCCGCTTATGTCGACGCTTTGCGTTCGGCCGGCTTGGTCATCCAAGCCGCTCCCAAATCACAACTGATCGTCGACCGCACGATCCGCATCGGCACCGCGGCCAGTTGGCTGGAAGTTTCGCCGTCTCCCGATGGCTACGCCCACTTTGAATACCAGCTGGACTACGGCCCCGATTCGCCGATCAAGCCGCAGAGCCATCGCGCCCGCATGAGCGCCGAAACGTTTTGCCACGACATCGCGTCAGCGCGAACGTTTGTAACTGCCGAACAAGTGGCGGAACTGAGCAAAGCCGGCGTGGCCGGACACGTGACCGGAAAAGACCTGTTGGTGTTTGACGAGCAGGGCCCGGTTGGCAACCTGCTGCGATACAAAAACGAATGTGCCCGTCATAAACTGCTGGACTTGGTCGGTGACCTAGCATTGGTGGGTTGTGATTTGGTAGGAAGGTTTGTGTCCCACCGCGGCGGCCATTCGCTCAACGCCACCGTCGCCAAAAAATTGCTCGCTGTGGCCAATACCGCAATCGAATCCAACACGCGACGCGCCGCGTAA
- the lpxA gene encoding acyl-ACP--UDP-N-acetylglucosamine O-acyltransferase, with product MSRKIAPTAAVDPQAIIEDDVQIGHFCVVGPHVTIGRGSILSNHVTISGHTTIGEDNHFFPGAVIGEAPQDLSYKGEPTRLEIGHSNVFREGVTVNRATMKEDGCTRVGNNCYLMTGVHIAHDCSVGDRVILANNTMLGGHAHIHNDVTVSGAVGISQFASIGCFAFVGAMSRVLHDVPPYMLVEGSPARPRCANIVALKRNQFPAEDIKALQNAFKLLYRSKVGAEQAAELLMGSGPIRPVLKHVFDFLEHSRGGRHGRGRDRRRAA from the coding sequence ATGAGTAGGAAGATCGCCCCCACCGCCGCTGTCGATCCGCAAGCCATTATCGAAGATGATGTGCAGATCGGTCACTTCTGTGTCGTCGGACCGCACGTAACGATCGGGCGCGGCAGCATCCTCTCCAACCATGTCACCATCAGCGGCCACACCACGATCGGCGAAGACAACCATTTCTTTCCCGGCGCCGTCATCGGCGAAGCGCCGCAAGATCTGAGCTACAAAGGGGAGCCCACGCGGCTGGAAATCGGACACTCCAACGTGTTTCGCGAGGGCGTCACCGTCAATCGCGCCACCATGAAAGAAGATGGCTGCACTCGCGTCGGAAACAACTGTTACCTGATGACCGGCGTGCATATCGCGCATGACTGCAGCGTCGGCGACCGCGTCATTTTGGCCAATAACACGATGCTGGGCGGCCACGCGCATATTCATAATGATGTCACCGTCAGCGGGGCCGTGGGGATCTCGCAATTCGCGTCGATCGGTTGTTTTGCCTTTGTCGGTGCGATGTCGCGAGTGTTGCACGATGTGCCGCCGTACATGCTGGTGGAAGGCAGCCCCGCTCGCCCGCGATGCGCCAACATCGTGGCGCTCAAACGCAACCAATTCCCCGCCGAAGATATCAAGGCCTTGCAAAATGCCTTCAAACTCTTGTATCGTTCCAAAGTCGGCGCCGAACAAGCGGCGGAGTTGCTGATGGGCAGCGGCCCCATCCGCCCGGTGCTGAAACATGTATTTGATTTTCTTGAACATTCCCGCGGCGGTCGCCATGGACGCGGCCGCGACCGAAGGAGAGCGGCGTGA
- a CDS encoding Gfo/Idh/MocA family oxidoreductase, which yields MTQRIAVIGAGHLGKIHARLLGQVEDAVLAGIADPTPAARQAVEETFDVPVVADYQDLIADIDAAVIASPTGYHAEIASTLLKAGKHVFVEKPLATSPEDAYALVQLAQQHRRTLQVGHVERFNPAWSAGHDVLRNPKYIEAVRASRFPGRCLDVGVVMDLMIHDIDLVLSLTAAPLADVQASGMALVSNHEDLAEARLTFECGLVANLKASRVSPTPARQMQAYTENGFVEIDFGAPTVTMIRPEQQLLDRSFSLADQTSNPLGFADELFSEWLDVQAPVVEPRNAILDELYDFVISIRSAVAPTVSGYAGARAVEVATAVLDAIELRQWSAGPGQHGPHATPAQGIEAASRQFRQQRRAA from the coding sequence GTGACCCAGCGGATTGCAGTTATCGGAGCGGGACATCTGGGAAAAATCCATGCCCGCCTTCTCGGCCAAGTCGAAGACGCAGTCCTGGCCGGTATCGCCGACCCCACGCCCGCCGCTCGGCAGGCGGTCGAGGAGACGTTTGACGTCCCTGTGGTGGCCGACTATCAGGACTTGATCGCGGACATCGACGCCGCGGTAATCGCTTCACCGACCGGTTACCACGCTGAAATCGCCTCGACGCTGCTGAAGGCCGGTAAACACGTGTTCGTGGAAAAGCCGCTGGCGACATCGCCTGAAGACGCCTACGCGCTGGTTCAGCTGGCACAGCAACACCGTCGCACCCTTCAAGTCGGACATGTGGAGCGATTCAATCCGGCTTGGTCGGCCGGTCACGACGTGCTGCGGAACCCGAAATATATCGAAGCCGTCCGCGCCAGCCGCTTCCCCGGGCGATGCTTGGATGTGGGCGTAGTGATGGACCTGATGATTCACGACATCGACCTGGTGCTTTCGCTGACCGCAGCACCCTTGGCCGACGTACAAGCCAGCGGAATGGCCTTGGTATCGAATCACGAAGATCTCGCCGAAGCGAGACTGACCTTTGAGTGCGGTCTCGTGGCCAATCTAAAAGCTTCCCGCGTCAGCCCTACGCCGGCGCGGCAGATGCAAGCCTACACCGAAAACGGATTCGTCGAAATCGACTTTGGGGCCCCCACAGTCACGATGATCCGCCCCGAACAACAACTGCTAGACCGCTCCTTCTCGCTGGCCGACCAGACCAGCAACCCGCTGGGCTTTGCCGACGAATTGTTCAGCGAATGGTTGGACGTGCAGGCCCCCGTGGTGGAACCGCGGAATGCGATTTTGGACGAGCTGTATGATTTCGTGATCAGCATTCGATCCGCTGTCGCCCCGACAGTCAGCGGCTATGCGGGCGCTCGGGCGGTCGAAGTTGCCACCGCGGTGCTGGACGCCATCGAACTGCGTCAGTGGTCCGCCGGCCCCGGGCAACACGGTCCCCACGCCACGCCGGCACAAGGTATCGAAGCGGCCAGCCGTCAGTTCCGCCAACAGCGCCGCGCTGCTTAA
- a CDS encoding HEAT repeat domain-containing protein: MSARMPTDATAKRLPIVCFVLIMLVAFVGCSAFRSENDDNESFKKLLTAPDPPDTIGEAAVPYGLTYARVQGVGAVKGLPMTGAPAIPSELRDRLIAEMKTHDVPEPEKYLESNRTALVITEAIMPPGVKRGDVLDVKVQTPTRTDVDNLSGGWLMPSRLQEMRRLNGALRTSDVAVIGTGALVVRGQHEGNGSEMMLEGTILGGGIAQMDRPVGLVIRPEFQHVLLSAQFSKAINKRFFFFDGSSRRGIATPREDDFIELDVLPRYEHNVHRLLSVVRSISVTRNDSSLHERLSSLAEKLREPTTAAAAALSLEAIGPDAVPVLTEALQTSNPELRFYVAEALAYLDEEAAIEPLAQLAREQPAFRHPALKALQGMPQTAATKALRGLFNESSNELRYGAYCALRERSDAAAMVAGQRFGDAFFLHSLPSTADALVAVSLFRRPEVVIFGRNPAVTLTKSLISRGGIVIAPTPNGQVQLSRFQIDQADRTATVPPDVASVCAGVVTVGGGYGDCMDVLRVLKSEQGFAARLAFDPSPRPLRTYYRDSDNDENESPTDSETLGPEDITPEPEPEKSIWQRMAFWSEE; this comes from the coding sequence ATGTCAGCAAGGATGCCGACAGACGCCACCGCCAAGCGTCTTCCAATCGTCTGTTTCGTCTTGATCATGCTGGTCGCTTTTGTTGGCTGCTCGGCATTCCGCAGCGAAAACGACGACAATGAGTCGTTCAAAAAATTGCTCACCGCACCGGACCCACCCGACACGATCGGTGAAGCGGCGGTGCCTTATGGATTGACTTACGCTCGGGTGCAAGGCGTCGGGGCCGTCAAAGGCCTGCCAATGACCGGAGCTCCGGCGATCCCGTCTGAACTTCGCGATCGATTAATTGCGGAGATGAAGACGCATGACGTACCGGAACCTGAAAAGTATCTGGAATCCAACCGCACGGCTCTCGTGATCACCGAAGCCATCATGCCGCCGGGAGTGAAACGGGGCGACGTGTTAGATGTCAAAGTCCAGACGCCCACCAGGACCGATGTCGATAACTTGAGCGGTGGCTGGCTGATGCCGTCACGCTTGCAAGAAATGCGTCGGCTGAACGGCGCCCTGCGAACCAGCGATGTGGCCGTGATCGGCACCGGTGCCTTGGTCGTGCGGGGCCAGCACGAGGGCAATGGCAGCGAAATGATGTTGGAAGGCACCATCCTGGGTGGAGGCATCGCCCAGATGGATCGACCGGTGGGGCTGGTGATCCGGCCGGAATTCCAACACGTCCTGCTGTCGGCCCAGTTTTCCAAAGCGATCAACAAGCGGTTCTTTTTCTTCGACGGTTCGTCACGGCGGGGGATCGCTACGCCTCGCGAAGACGACTTTATCGAATTGGATGTACTGCCCCGCTACGAACACAATGTCCATCGCCTGTTGTCGGTCGTGCGCTCGATTTCCGTAACTCGCAACGACAGCAGCTTACACGAGCGGTTGAGCAGCCTGGCAGAGAAGCTTCGCGAGCCGACGACGGCCGCGGCCGCCGCTTTGTCCTTGGAAGCGATCGGCCCCGATGCGGTGCCCGTGCTGACCGAGGCCCTGCAAACCTCCAACCCTGAACTGCGGTTTTACGTTGCCGAAGCATTGGCCTATTTAGATGAAGAGGCTGCCATTGAACCGCTGGCCCAGTTGGCTCGCGAACAACCGGCGTTCCGTCACCCGGCGCTGAAGGCGCTGCAGGGCATGCCTCAAACTGCCGCGACCAAGGCGCTTCGCGGCCTGTTCAACGAATCCAGCAACGAGCTTCGCTACGGCGCCTACTGTGCCTTGCGTGAGCGATCCGACGCGGCGGCCATGGTGGCCGGCCAGCGATTCGGCGACGCCTTCTTCCTGCACAGCCTGCCGTCGACCGCCGATGCCTTGGTGGCCGTCAGCTTGTTTCGCAGACCGGAGGTCGTGATCTTTGGTCGCAATCCCGCGGTCACACTTACTAAATCGTTGATCTCGCGAGGCGGGATCGTGATCGCACCGACGCCGAACGGACAAGTCCAGCTCAGCCGATTCCAAATCGACCAAGCCGACCGGACCGCTACCGTGCCTCCCGATGTGGCTTCGGTCTGTGCCGGAGTAGTGACCGTGGGCGGCGGCTACGGGGACTGCATGGACGTCTTAAGAGTTTTGAAGTCGGAACAAGGGTTTGCTGCCCGACTGGCCTTTGATCCCAGCCCTCGACCGCTGCGAACCTACTACCGCGACTCCGACAACGACGAAAACGAATCCCCAACAGACAGCGAGACTCTGGGGCCCGAGGACATTACTCCGGAACCGGAGCCGGAGAAATCGATCTGGCAACGCATGGCTTTTTGGAGCGAAGAATAA